The genomic DNA GGCCAGCGGTGGCTTTGGCTGGCTGCGCAACCCCTTTGCAGCCAAGCCGCCCGCGCCTGCCCCTGAAGCGGCCCCGGTGGTTGTGCCACCACCGGCCGCGGCGCCGGTGTCTGCGCCGGTATCTGCGCCTGAACCGACGCCCACACCGCCCGTGGTGGTCGTGGCGAAGCCCATCGCCGTTGCAGCCCCGCCCGCGTCGGCGGCCCAGGCCCCCACACCGGCAACAGAACTGCCCCCGCCCGCCGAACGCACCGGCTGGCTCAACCGCCTCAAGGCGGGCTTGCGCAAGACGGGTTCGAGCATCGCCACCGTTTTCACCGGCACCCAGATCGACGATGCGCTGTATGAAGAGCTGGAAGAGGCCCTCTTGATGGCCGACACCGGCGTCAAGGCCACGCAGTGGCTGCTGACCGACCTCCGGCGCCGCGTCAAGGAAACCAAGACCACCGACCCCGCCGCCGTCAAAGGGCTGCTGGCCGATGCATTGGCCGACCTGCTGCGCCCGCTGGAGAAAGCACTGGTCATCGGCGAACACACCCCCACCGTGATCATGGTGGCGGGCGTCAACGGCGCGGGCAAGACCACCTCGATCGGCAAGCTCACCAAGCACCTGGCCAACGAAGGGGCCAGCGTGCTGCTGGCGGCCGCCGACACCTTCCGCGCCGCTGCGCGCGAACAACTGGGCGTATGGGCCGACCGCAACCTGGTCGAGATCGTCAGCCAGGAAGGCGGCGACCCCGCCGCCGTGAGCTTTGACGCCGTCACCGCCGGCAAGGCGCGCGGCAAGGACGTGGTGCTGGTGGACACCGCCGGGCGCCTGCCCACGCAACTGCACCTGATGGAAGAGCTGAAGAAAATCCGCCGCGTGGTCACCAAGGCCGACGCCAGCGCGCCGCACGAGGTGCTGCTGGTGATCGACGGCAACACCGGCCAGAACGCGCTGGCCCAGGTGCGCTCGTTTGACGATGCGCTGCAACTCACCGGCCTCATCGTGACCAAACTCGATGGCACGGCCAAGGGCGGCGTGCTGGCGGCCATTGCGCAGGAACGGCCGATTCCGGTTTACTTCATCGGCGTGGGCGAAAAGCTCGAAGACCTCGAAACCTTCAACGCACGCGAATTTGCGCAGGCCCTGCTGACCTGAGAGGCTCACGCACCCATGCAGTCCACCCGCACAAGGAGCGGGTGGCATCGGGGTCACGGAGCCATAGAAGGCTGTCGGACTTGGAACTCCTGCCTGCCAAAGGTGCACCAAGACAGTGTGCAAAGGGCATTATCCGCTCACTTATTAATAGCTTATTACGCTTGCTGGTATTGCGCAAAGCGACATTTTTAATCATATTTTTGGCGCAGTGCACTTGGGAACAACCGGATGGGAACTCCGGGCTTAGCACTCCCTCCAACAGAGTGCTAACATGAAGGCTTAGAGGAAAGGATTCCCGGAATGACATTTCCATCTGGAACCGCAACGACGACTTTGGCCCCCGCCAATCCATGGGCGCTGGTGCCGCCCTTGGGCAACTTGGATGCCTATATTTCGGCCGTCAACCGCCTGCCCCTGCTCACCCACGAGGAAGAGCAAACCTATGCGCGCCAGCTGCGCGATAACAACGATGTGGACGCCGCCGGCCGGCTGGTGATGTCGCACCTGCGCCTGGTGGTGTCGATTGCGCGCCAGTATCTTGGCTACGGCTTGCCCCATGGCGACCTGATCCAGGAAGGCAACGTGGGCCTGATGAAGGCGGTCAAGCGTTTCGACCCCGACCAGGGCGTGCGCCTGGTGAGCTACGCCATGCACTGGATCAAGGCTGAGATCCACGAATACATCTTGAAGAACTGGCGCATGGTGAAGGTGGCCACCACCAAGGCGCAGCGCAAGCTGTTCTTCAATCTGCGCTCCATGAAGCAGGGTTTCAAGGCCGATGCGGCAGCGGCCGATGCCGGCACGCACCGCGACACGCTGTCGGACCACGAGATCGACTCGGTCGCGGCGCAGCTCAACGTCAAGCGCGAAGAAGTCATCGAGATGGAAACCCGCATGGCGGGCGGCGATGTGCTGCTGGACCCCGCCCCATCGGACGATGGCGAGCAGGCCTTTGGCCCCATTGCCTACCTGGCCGATGCCTCGCACGAGCCCACGGCGATGATCGAGTCGCGCCAGCGCGATGAACTGGCCACCGATGGCATTGCCACGGCACTGGCCAGCCTGGACGAGCGCAGCCGCCGCATCGTGGAAGAGCGCTGGCTCAAGGTCAACGACGATGGCAGCGGCGGCATGACGCTGCATGACCTGGCCGCCGTTTATGGCGTGAGCGCCGAGCGCATTCGCCAGATCGAAGTGGCCGCCATGAAGAAAATGAAAACCGCGCTGGCCGACTACGCCTGAGCGCTGCCTGTCCGCGAGCGCACACCCAGGCGCGAACGGCAGGGATCATTCAGCGCGCAACTGCGGTTGCGCGCTTTTTTTTGGGTGCCAGCAATGCCACGCGCACCCGTCCAGACCGGAGAAGTTTCTGATGACCCCGTCCCCCTTGCGTCGCGCAGCGCTGGTGCTGGCCCTCGCCGCTGCTTGCAGCCCGGCCCTGGCCCAATCCACTGCGGCCCTTCCCATCCCGGCGACACCGGGCTGGCCCACCAAGCCGGTAAAGCTGGTGGTGGGTTTTCCGGGCGGGTCGTCGCCCGACCTGGTGGCGCGCACCCTGGCCGAGCCGCTGGCCCAAGCCCTGGGGCAGCCGGTGATTGTGGAAAACAAGGTGGGTGCGGGCGGCAACATCGCCGCCGACGCCGTGGCCAAGGCCACAGACGGTCACACCCTGGGCGTCATGATCAATGGCAACCTGACGATTGCCCGGCTCATCAACCCCCGAATCAACTACGACCCGCTCAAGGACCTGGCCCCCATCAGCCTGATCGCCACGGCCCCGCTGGCCCTCGCCGCACCAGCCAACGCGCCGGGGGCGACCGCGCAGGCGTTTTTTGCAGCCGCGCGCGCCAGTGGCGACCGCTGGAGCTATGGCACGCCGGGCGTGGGCACGGTGGCGCACATCGGCATGGAGCTGCTCAAGGCCAAGGCCGGTATCCACCCGGTGCATGTGCCGTATCCGGGCAACCCGCAGGTCATCAACGCCATCATCGGCGGCCAGATCGAGCTGGCCCTGCTGCCCCCGGCGATGGCGGCAGCGCAGGCCCGCGCGGGCAAGCTGCGCGTGCTGGGCGTCACCTCCAGCGGGCGCAGCACCCTGGTGCCCGAAGTCCCCAGCCTGGCCGAAGCGGGCGTGAAAGACTTCAACCTCGAAATCTGGAACGCGGTGGCTGCGCCCCGGTCGCTGCCCAAACCGGTGGTGGCGCGCCTGTCGGCGCTGTTCAGCGAGATTGCCCGCAGCCCGGAGGTGCGCGACAAGCTGTTTCAGCAAGGCTGGCAGGTGACCGGCACCACGGCCGAAGGGCTGTCCCAGCGCATCCAGACCGATGCGCGCGTGCTCGGCGCGGTGATCAGCGCACAAAAGATCAAGGCCGAATAAGGGGCCGAATAACGGACCGAATGGCGGCGGGCGCAGGTGGCCCGCTTTGCCCCTTTACCCCGCTTCTTGCAGCAGCGCCCGCACATCGGCGCCCAGGGCTTGCGCACCGCTGCCGTAGCGGTTGTAGACCCGCAGGCGGCCTGCCGTGTCATACACGTAGCTGCCGGCCGAATGGTCCATGGTGTAGCTGGTGGCGGTCTTGCCGTCGACCTTCTTGAAGTAGATCTTGAAGTCCTTGGCCACGGCGGCGATTTGCTCTGGGCTGCCCGACAGCGCCAAAAAGCTGGGGTCGAAGTTGGCCATGTAGGCCTTCAGCACCTCGGGCGTGTCGCGCTCGGGGTCCACGGTGACGAAGATGCCCTGCAGGCGGTCGCCATCCTTGCCCAGCATCTGCTTGACCTCGGCCAGCTCCTGCATGGAGGTGGGGCACACGTCGGGGCATTGGGTGTAGCCAAAGAACACCACCACCACCTTGCCGCGAAAGTCCTGCAGGCTGCGCTTTTGGCCGTTGTGGTCGGTCAGCGGAACATCGCGGGCGTAGTCGGCCCCGGTGATGTCCACCCCGCGAAACTCGGTCTTTTTTTCAGAGCAAGCACCCAATATGGCGCTAGCGCTGATGGATAAAGCGCTAACAGCTATCAATTTAAGAGCGTTTCTTTTGTGCATGGTGTTCACAGCGCGTAGTGGTCCACCAGCAGCGCGGCAAACAGCACGCTCAGGTGAATGAGGGAGAAACGGAAGGTCTTGCGCGCCAGCGCGTCGGAGTAATTGCGCCACAAGGCAAAGCCGTAGCCGCAGAACCCGGCGCTCAGCAGCACGGCCGCGGCAAGATAGATCCACGAACTCATGCCGTAAATGAAGGGCATCAGGCAGCCCGCAAAGAGGATCAGCGTGTACAGAAAAACCTGCAGGCGTGTGAACTCGTTGCCATGCGTGACCGGCAGCATGGGCAGGCCCGACTTGCGGTAGTCCTCCACCCGGTACAGCGCCAGCGCCCAGAAATGCGGCGGCGTCCACAGGAAGATGATGAGGAACAGGATCAGCGCCTCGGGGCCCACATCACCGGTCATGGCGGCCCAGCCCAGCACGGGCGGCATGGCGCCCGAGGCACCGCCGATCACGATGTTCTGCGGCGTCAGCGGCTTGAGGATGACGGTGTAGACAACGGCGTAGCCCACAAACGTAGCGAACGTGAGCCACATGGTCAGCGGGTTGACCCAGACATACAGCAAGGCCGAGCCGGCCGCGCACAACAGGGCCGAAAACAGCAGGGTCTGCGTGTTGGACAACTCGCCCTTGGCCGTGGGCCGCCAGGAGGTGCGCTTCATCTTGGCATCAATGCCCTGCTCGACGATGCAGTTGAAGGCCGCGGCAGCGCCCGCCACCAGCCACACGCCAGCACTGGCCAGCGCCATCTGCCCCAGTTGCGCCAGGGTGGGCAGGCCCGGCACGGCCAGCACCATGCCGATCAGCGCGCAGAACACGATGAGCTGCACCACGCGCGGCTTGGTCAGCGCGTAAAACTGCGAAAAGCGCGACGGCGCGGGAAGGGTGGGGGCAACACTCATGCGGAAACTCTCGGTGCGCGCGATGGCGCGAAAGACTCAAATGGCGCGCGGGCGGCCCGGCTGGACGCAGCCGCCCAGGTCAGCACCACCACCAGGGCGGCAGCGCCCCCCGTGTGCAGCACCGCCGCCAGCAGGGGCCAGCCCAGCACCACGTTGCTCAGGCCCGTGGCCAGCTGCAGCAGCGCCAGGCCCGCCAGCCAGCGCGCCTGCACGCGCAGCGCAGCGGCCCGGTGCAGGCGCCACGCCAGCCATGCCAGCGCCAGCAGCACCGCATAGGCCATCAGGCGGTGCGCATAGTGGATGGCGGTCAGGCCGGCAAAGCTGATGTGGCTGCCGTCCTGCAGCAGCCCGAGCGGCCGCCACAGCTCAAAGCCCTGCGCAAAGTCCATCACGGGCCACCAGCTGCCCTGGCAGGTGGGAAAGGTGGTGCAGGCCAGCACGGCGTAATTGGTGCTGACCCAGCCCCCCAGCACAATCTGCAGCGCCACCAGCGCACCGGTAATGGCAATACCCCAGCGCAGCGGCGCGGCCAGCACGGCGGGCGGCATGCCCCGCACCGCCTGGGTGTGGCGCACCGCCTGCGCGCACAGCAGCGCCAGCAGCACGAGGCCGCCGATCAGATGCAGCGTGACGATGGCGGGAAACAGCTTCATGGTGACCGTGAGCGCGCCGAACGCGCCCTGCAGGCAGACCCAGACCAGGGTGAAGGTGGGCCACCACGGGTTCACGGCCGGGGGCGCGCCGGTGCCGCGCCGCGCTTGCCGCCACTGCAACCAGCTGGCCACGGTGAGCACGATGATGAGCACGCCGACGCCGGTGGCGAGGTAGCGGTGGATCATCTCAACCCAGGCCTTGCCGTGCGTCACGGGCCCGGTGGGCATGGCGTCCTGCGCCGCTGTTATTTCGGCCCGCGCGCCAACCGGGCTGGCGCTGCCATAACAGCCTGGCCAGTCGGGGCAACCGAGGCCGGAATCCGTCAGCCGGGTGAAGGCACCAAACAGCACCAGATCAAAGGTCAGGAACAGGGTCAGCACCGCCAACGCCTGCAAACGGCGCCCCGGTGCGCCGCCACGGGTGCGCCAGCCCACCCAGGCCAGCGGCCCGAGCGCGATCACGATGCCCAGCAGCATCAGCTGCGCCAGCGGCGCCAGGTCGTAGAGCGGTTGGGTGTCCATCATCCGGGCTGCCCTGGCCGTCCGGCCTCATCCCAGGAGGAGGATGCGCGCAGCAGCCGCTCCAGATCCCGCTTGGCCTTGGCGGCCCCGGCGGCATCCATGCCGGCAGGAAAACGCATCATCCAGTTGCCCATGGGGTCCACCAGGTAAAGGTGTTCGGCCAGAGCGTGGCCCGCAGCCGGTTCGAGCCACTGGGCCAGCGCGGGGGCATCAACCCGCAGCACCGTGGCCTTTTGCAGGGCCGCAGCGATGTCTGGCGGCACAGGGGCTGCATCGGTCACGAGCCAGACCCAGTCCACACGGTCTTTCTCCTTGCCCACGCTTTCGCGCAGTTGCCGCTGCAGATACAGGTGCTGCTGGCACAGGGCTTCGCACGCCCCGCCGCCCACGCTCACCAGCAGCCACTGTCCCTTGAGCGCGGGCAGCTTGGCGGGCGCGCCATCGAGCGTGGCCGTGGCCAGGTCGGGCAAGGTGCGCTGCGGCTGGATCAGCTCACCGTAATTGCGGCGGCCTTCGGGTCGCACCACGTAATAGGTGAGATACGAGGCAATGACCGGGGCTGCGCAAACCAGCAGCACCGCCAGCATCTTCCAGCGCCCGTGGCGGGTGGTCTGGGCATGGGCCACGGCGCTGCCGACCTCGGGCAGGTCGTGCACCGTGAGGCCCAGGGGATGGTCTGCGCCCGCCTCAGGCGAGTGGCCGGGGGCGCGGGCGAAAGAAGCGTCGGACGAGTTGGAACCAGACATAAAGAAGTGCAATCAGGCTGCTGAGCCCGAACCATTGAAATGCGTAACCGTAGTGTTTGTCGACGCCAGCGCCGATCACGGGCCAGTCCCGTTGCAGGCCGCCGCTGGCAGGCCCCGTTTGCAGCACCGACAGGTTCATCAATGCCAGCCCCGTCTCGGCACGAAACGCAGCAAGGTCCAGATTTTGCCGGATGCGGGAAGACCCCAGCGAACCAGCGGAACGGTCAAACTCATACAAGCGCGACGGCGGCGGCGCGATGCGCCCCTCCAGCTGCACCACGCCAGCCTCCGTCTGAACCGGGGGCAGCTGCTGGCGGTCCTGGAAGTTGCGCGGAACCCAGCCACGCTGGACCAGCACCACCGCGCCGCCCTCCTCCAGCCGCAGGGGCGTGAGCACAAAAAAGCCCGGCCGCCCCTGCATCTGCCGGTTGTCCAGGTACACGGTGTGCTCTGGCAGCCAGCGCCCTTGCAGCCGCACGGCGCGGTGCGTCAGGTCCTGCGCACTGCCGGCATCGGCAAGGGCCTGCCCGCGCAGCTGGCGGCTGTCGAGCGGCGGCAGGGCGACCCGCTGGTCCAGCAGCGACTGCAGGGCCTCCTTTTGCGCAGCACGCGACAGCTGCCATCGCCCCAGCGAAGCGGTGACGAGAATGCCGGCCACGGCAGCCAGGGTGATCAGCCAGAAACGCAGGCCCCAGGCACGTTGGGCAGGTGTCACGGGATAATGTGCTCCATGAAATATCTTGTCGCTGTGGCGTTTCTTGCCATTCTCGCCAGCCTGGCCTCCGCCCTCTTTTTCATGATGCGTAACGGACGCAACGACAAGGCCAAGGGCAGCCACATGGCCAAGGCACTGGCATTTCGGGTGGGAATCTCGATCGTTCTGTTCATTTGCATCCTGGTCGCATGGCAACTGGGATATATCCAGCCCACGGGCTTGCCCGCCACGCGATGAGACACCGCTGCATTGCAACAAAAAAGCGCCTTGCGGCGCTTTTTTTGTTCTGCAGGGCCGCCTTACATCCAGTACACCAGGATGTACAGGCCAAGCCACACCACATCCACAAAGTGCCAGTACCAGGCGGCACCTTCAAAGCCAAAATGCTTGTCGGCGGTGAAGTGGCCCTTTTGCAGGCGCAAGGTAATGACCAGCAGCATCAGCATGCCCAGGAAGACGTGGAAGCCGTGGAAACCCGTCAGCATGAAGAACGTGGAACCGAACACGCCCGAGCTGAGCTTGAGGTTCAGATCGGTGTAGAGGTGGAAATACTCGTAGCCCTGCACGCACAGGAAGACAAAGCCCAGCAGCACGGTGGCCCACATGAAGCCAATCGTCTTGCCGCGGTGATTTTCACGCAACGCATGGTGGGCAATGGTCAACGTCACACCCGAAGTCAGCAACAGCGCCGTGTTGATCGTCGGGAGCCAGAAGGGGCCGACGGTCTGGAAGGGCTCCACAATGCCAGCGGGAGACGCCGTGGCACCTGCGGCAATGCTGGGCCATACGGCCTTGAAATCGGGCCAGAGCAGGGCGTTGTCGAGGCTGCCCAATGCCGGCACCGAGTGCGCGCGCGCCCACCACAGGGCCGTGAAGAAAGCTCCAAAGAGCATCACCTCGGAAAA from Acidovorax sp. T1 includes the following:
- a CDS encoding cytochrome c oxidase subunit 3 gives rise to the protein MSASTHGATPYYYVPAESRHPAMAAAGLFFVILGAAQWINGHDWGKYSLAVGMVWWLFVLYQWFRDAARESEGGLYGHKIDLSYRWSMSWFIFSEVMLFGAFFTALWWARAHSVPALGSLDNALLWPDFKAVWPSIAAGATASPAGIVEPFQTVGPFWLPTINTALLLTSGVTLTIAHHALRENHRGKTIGFMWATVLLGFVFLCVQGYEYFHLYTDLNLKLSSGVFGSTFFMLTGFHGFHVFLGMLMLLVITLRLQKGHFTADKHFGFEGAAWYWHFVDVVWLGLYILVYWM
- the cyoE gene encoding heme o synthase, coding for MSVAPTLPAPSRFSQFYALTKPRVVQLIVFCALIGMVLAVPGLPTLAQLGQMALASAGVWLVAGAAAAFNCIVEQGIDAKMKRTSWRPTAKGELSNTQTLLFSALLCAAGSALLYVWVNPLTMWLTFATFVGYAVVYTVILKPLTPQNIVIGGASGAMPPVLGWAAMTGDVGPEALILFLIIFLWTPPHFWALALYRVEDYRKSGLPMLPVTHGNEFTRLQVFLYTLILFAGCLMPFIYGMSSWIYLAAAVLLSAGFCGYGFALWRNYSDALARKTFRFSLIHLSVLFAALLVDHYAL
- the rpoH gene encoding RNA polymerase sigma factor RpoH, yielding MTFPSGTATTTLAPANPWALVPPLGNLDAYISAVNRLPLLTHEEEQTYARQLRDNNDVDAAGRLVMSHLRLVVSIARQYLGYGLPHGDLIQEGNVGLMKAVKRFDPDQGVRLVSYAMHWIKAEIHEYILKNWRMVKVATTKAQRKLFFNLRSMKQGFKADAAAADAGTHRDTLSDHEIDSVAAQLNVKREEVIEMETRMAGGDVLLDPAPSDDGEQAFGPIAYLADASHEPTAMIESRQRDELATDGIATALASLDERSRRIVEERWLKVNDDGSGGMTLHDLAAVYGVSAERIRQIEVAAMKKMKTALADYA
- a CDS encoding COX15/CtaA family protein gives rise to the protein MMDTQPLYDLAPLAQLMLLGIVIALGPLAWVGWRTRGGAPGRRLQALAVLTLFLTFDLVLFGAFTRLTDSGLGCPDWPGCYGSASPVGARAEITAAQDAMPTGPVTHGKAWVEMIHRYLATGVGVLIIVLTVASWLQWRQARRGTGAPPAVNPWWPTFTLVWVCLQGAFGALTVTMKLFPAIVTLHLIGGLVLLALLCAQAVRHTQAVRGMPPAVLAAPLRWGIAITGALVALQIVLGGWVSTNYAVLACTTFPTCQGSWWPVMDFAQGFELWRPLGLLQDGSHISFAGLTAIHYAHRLMAYAVLLALAWLAWRLHRAAALRVQARWLAGLALLQLATGLSNVVLGWPLLAAVLHTGGAAALVVVLTWAAASSRAARAPFESFAPSRAPRVSA
- a CDS encoding twin transmembrane helix small protein, translated to MKYLVAVAFLAILASLASALFFMMRNGRNDKAKGSHMAKALAFRVGISIVLFICILVAWQLGYIQPTGLPATR
- the ftsY gene encoding signal recognition particle-docking protein FtsY encodes the protein MFSFFKKKAPPTPAPPAAAAPATPAVPDVPPAPPAAIAPAEQATAAPPPWPEPAAATAPPRAPTTPTTPTPPPAASGGFGWLRNPFAAKPPAPAPEAAPVVVPPPAAAPVSAPVSAPEPTPTPPVVVVAKPIAVAAPPASAAQAPTPATELPPPAERTGWLNRLKAGLRKTGSSIATVFTGTQIDDALYEELEEALLMADTGVKATQWLLTDLRRRVKETKTTDPAAVKGLLADALADLLRPLEKALVIGEHTPTVIMVAGVNGAGKTTSIGKLTKHLANEGASVLLAAADTFRAAAREQLGVWADRNLVEIVSQEGGDPAAVSFDAVTAGKARGKDVVLVDTAGRLPTQLHLMEELKKIRRVVTKADASAPHEVLLVIDGNTGQNALAQVRSFDDALQLTGLIVTKLDGTAKGGVLAAIAQERPIPVYFIGVGEKLEDLETFNAREFAQALLT
- a CDS encoding SCO family protein translates to MHKRNALKLIAVSALSISASAILGACSEKKTEFRGVDITGADYARDVPLTDHNGQKRSLQDFRGKVVVVFFGYTQCPDVCPTSMQELAEVKQMLGKDGDRLQGIFVTVDPERDTPEVLKAYMANFDPSFLALSGSPEQIAAVAKDFKIYFKKVDGKTATSYTMDHSAGSYVYDTAGRLRVYNRYGSGAQALGADVRALLQEAG
- a CDS encoding SCO family protein; translated protein: MSGSNSSDASFARAPGHSPEAGADHPLGLTVHDLPEVGSAVAHAQTTRHGRWKMLAVLLVCAAPVIASYLTYYVVRPEGRRNYGELIQPQRTLPDLATATLDGAPAKLPALKGQWLLVSVGGGACEALCQQHLYLQRQLRESVGKEKDRVDWVWLVTDAAPVPPDIAAALQKATVLRVDAPALAQWLEPAAGHALAEHLYLVDPMGNWMMRFPAGMDAAGAAKAKRDLERLLRASSSWDEAGRPGQPG
- a CDS encoding SURF1 family protein; the protein is MTPAQRAWGLRFWLITLAAVAGILVTASLGRWQLSRAAQKEALQSLLDQRVALPPLDSRQLRGQALADAGSAQDLTHRAVRLQGRWLPEHTVYLDNRQMQGRPGFFVLTPLRLEEGGAVVLVQRGWVPRNFQDRQQLPPVQTEAGVVQLEGRIAPPPSRLYEFDRSAGSLGSSRIRQNLDLAAFRAETGLALMNLSVLQTGPASGGLQRDWPVIGAGVDKHYGYAFQWFGLSSLIALLYVWFQLVRRFFRPRPRPLA
- a CDS encoding Bug family tripartite tricarboxylate transporter substrate binding protein gives rise to the protein MTPSPLRRAALVLALAAACSPALAQSTAALPIPATPGWPTKPVKLVVGFPGGSSPDLVARTLAEPLAQALGQPVIVENKVGAGGNIAADAVAKATDGHTLGVMINGNLTIARLINPRINYDPLKDLAPISLIATAPLALAAPANAPGATAQAFFAAARASGDRWSYGTPGVGTVAHIGMELLKAKAGIHPVHVPYPGNPQVINAIIGGQIELALLPPAMAAAQARAGKLRVLGVTSSGRSTLVPEVPSLAEAGVKDFNLEIWNAVAAPRSLPKPVVARLSALFSEIARSPEVRDKLFQQGWQVTGTTAEGLSQRIQTDARVLGAVISAQKIKAE